A genomic window from Arthrobacter globiformis includes:
- a CDS encoding amino acid ABC transporter permease, whose amino-acid sequence MDYLNRLAETFLDWKAIAEVLPAMFSVGLPNTLVLAIVSGIIGCVVGMVLALMGISRNPVARWAARVYTDVFRGLPAVLTILVIGLGFGPIFRELTGIASPYPMGIAALSLMSSAYIGEIFRSGIQSVDKGQLEAARALGFGYGPSLRMVVVPQGIRRVLPALVNQFIALIKESSLVFTLGLLASERELFQIGQDAAARSGNLSGYVAAAVFYLAMTVPLTHFVNWIDARLRTGKPEKKEPDEAAAVVGKGAHA is encoded by the coding sequence ATGGATTATCTGAACAGGCTCGCCGAGACCTTCCTCGACTGGAAGGCCATCGCCGAGGTACTCCCGGCCATGTTCTCGGTCGGTCTGCCCAACACCCTCGTCCTCGCAATCGTCTCGGGCATCATCGGCTGCGTGGTCGGCATGGTGCTGGCCCTCATGGGCATCTCGCGCAATCCTGTGGCGCGGTGGGCCGCCCGGGTGTACACGGACGTGTTCCGTGGACTCCCGGCGGTTCTCACCATCCTCGTCATCGGTCTCGGCTTCGGACCCATCTTCCGCGAGCTGACGGGTATCGCCAGCCCTTACCCCATGGGCATCGCCGCGCTCTCACTCATGTCCAGCGCCTACATCGGGGAGATCTTCCGCTCCGGCATCCAAAGCGTCGACAAGGGCCAGCTCGAGGCCGCCCGCGCCCTGGGCTTCGGCTACGGTCCCTCGCTGCGCATGGTCGTCGTACCGCAGGGCATCCGGCGTGTGCTCCCGGCGCTGGTGAACCAGTTCATCGCGCTGATCAAGGAATCCTCGCTGGTCTTCACCCTGGGGCTCCTGGCCTCCGAACGGGAGCTGTTCCAGATCGGCCAGGACGCCGCCGCCCGCAGCGGCAACCTGTCCGGCTACGTCGCGGCCGCCGTGTTCTATCTCGCGATGACCGTTCCGCTGACCCACTTCGTCAACTGGATCGACGCACGCCTGCGCACCGGCAAACCGGAGAAGAAAGAACCTGACGAGGCTGCCGCCGTCGTCGGGAAGGGAGCCCACGCATGA
- a CDS encoding ABC transporter substrate-binding protein, whose product MKIKALKWLSTVPVAVVMAVSLAACGGGTAAPSGTSTDALAGSDQQALDKYTTKDVTALDKIDKSKLGLITPGTLKVGTLSDAPPNIFIDKDGNFTGYDNELLKAMAAKLGLKVEFASTKFQGLLAQVKNKQFDVGSSSISTTDARRETVAFTNGYDFGYMAIVTKDDAKVKSFDDLKQGVRIGVVQGTVQDDFVTNTLKLEPVRFPDYNTVYANVKSGQIDAWVAPSQQAEGQVKSGDGTKIAEKKVNTQNFTAYAVAKDNKPLADALNSALDAVIADGTWTKLTSKWYTDRPTIKEQTPEGWKPGSKAVQVPTK is encoded by the coding sequence ATGAAAATCAAAGCCTTGAAGTGGCTGTCCACGGTTCCCGTGGCCGTAGTCATGGCCGTATCCCTGGCTGCCTGCGGTGGAGGCACCGCTGCTCCCAGTGGCACGTCGACCGACGCCCTCGCCGGCAGCGACCAGCAGGCGCTGGACAAGTACACCACCAAGGACGTCACCGCTCTGGACAAGATCGACAAGTCCAAGCTTGGCCTGATCACTCCCGGCACCCTCAAGGTCGGCACCCTTTCCGATGCGCCGCCCAACATCTTCATCGATAAGGACGGAAACTTCACGGGGTACGACAACGAACTCCTGAAGGCCATGGCGGCCAAGCTCGGCCTCAAGGTGGAGTTCGCGTCGACCAAGTTCCAGGGCCTCCTGGCACAGGTGAAGAACAAGCAGTTCGACGTCGGCTCCTCCTCCATCTCCACCACGGACGCCCGCCGCGAGACCGTGGCCTTCACCAACGGCTACGACTTCGGCTACATGGCCATCGTCACCAAGGATGACGCGAAGGTGAAGTCCTTCGACGATCTGAAGCAGGGCGTACGCATCGGCGTCGTCCAGGGCACCGTCCAGGACGACTTCGTCACGAACACGCTGAAGCTCGAGCCGGTCCGCTTCCCGGACTACAACACGGTCTACGCGAACGTGAAGAGCGGCCAGATCGACGCCTGGGTTGCCCCTTCGCAGCAGGCCGAGGGCCAGGTCAAGTCGGGCGACGGCACGAAGATCGCCGAGAAGAAGGTCAACACCCAGAACTTCACGGCGTACGCAGTGGCCAAGGACAACAAGCCCCTTGCTGACGCGCTCAACTCGGCGCTCGACGCCGTGATCGCCGACGGCACGTGGACCAAGCTCACCAGCAAGTGGTACACGGACCGCCCCACCATCAAGGAGCAGACTCCTGAGGGCTGGAAGCCGGGCAGCAAGGCCGTCCAGGTCCCCACGAAGTAA
- the hemL gene encoding glutamate-1-semialdehyde 2,1-aminomutase — MTSSTPRNEELFDRARQLMPGGVNSPVRAFGSVGGTPRFMVAAKGPYLTDADGKDYVDLVCSWGPALLGHAHPAVLDAVHAAVDRGLSFGASTPDEANLAAIVKERVSAVERLRMVSTGTEATMTAIRLARGFTGRNLVIKFAGCYHGHLDGLLASAGSGVATLALPGSAGVTAATAAETLVLPYNDLGAVEAAFAEHGPNIAAVITEAAPANMGVVTPGEGFNAGLSRITAAHGALLIVDEVLTGFRTGYSGYWGLTGGAADATEKWTPDLLTFGKVIGGGMPTAALGGRADVMDYLAPLGPVYQAGTLSGNPVAMAAGVATLTHATPEVYSFIDARSLELSAALSSELDAAGVDHSIQRAGNLFSVAFGTSGQGVHNYSDALKQESFRYAPFFHSMLDSGVYLPPSVFEAWFLSAAHDDAAMNRIFEALPAAAKAAAAAKA, encoded by the coding sequence ATGACTTCCAGTACCCCTCGCAACGAGGAACTTTTCGACCGCGCCCGCCAGCTGATGCCCGGCGGCGTGAACTCCCCGGTCCGCGCCTTCGGTTCCGTCGGCGGCACGCCACGCTTCATGGTCGCGGCCAAGGGCCCGTACCTGACCGACGCCGACGGCAAGGACTACGTGGACCTGGTCTGCTCCTGGGGCCCGGCCCTGCTGGGGCACGCCCACCCGGCCGTCCTCGACGCCGTGCACGCCGCCGTGGACCGCGGCCTCTCCTTCGGTGCCTCGACCCCCGATGAGGCCAACCTCGCGGCCATCGTCAAGGAACGCGTTTCCGCCGTCGAACGGCTGCGCATGGTGTCCACCGGCACGGAAGCAACCATGACGGCGATCCGGCTCGCCAGGGGCTTCACCGGCCGCAACCTGGTCATCAAGTTTGCCGGCTGCTACCACGGGCACCTCGACGGGCTGCTCGCGTCCGCCGGCTCCGGCGTGGCCACCCTGGCCCTCCCCGGCTCCGCCGGCGTCACGGCCGCTACCGCCGCCGAGACCCTCGTGCTTCCCTACAACGACCTCGGCGCCGTTGAGGCAGCCTTCGCCGAGCACGGGCCCAACATCGCCGCCGTCATCACCGAGGCGGCACCCGCCAACATGGGCGTGGTCACGCCCGGCGAGGGTTTCAATGCCGGCCTCTCACGGATCACCGCAGCCCACGGCGCCCTGCTGATCGTCGACGAGGTCCTGACCGGCTTCCGCACCGGCTACTCGGGCTACTGGGGCCTCACCGGCGGCGCCGCCGACGCCACGGAGAAGTGGACCCCTGACCTTCTAACGTTCGGCAAGGTGATCGGCGGGGGCATGCCGACGGCGGCCCTCGGCGGACGTGCCGACGTCATGGATTACCTCGCGCCGCTCGGTCCCGTCTACCAGGCCGGCACGCTGTCCGGGAACCCGGTGGCCATGGCCGCCGGCGTCGCCACCCTGACGCACGCCACTCCCGAGGTGTACTCGTTTATCGATGCACGCTCGCTGGAGCTTTCCGCTGCCCTGTCCTCGGAGCTGGACGCGGCAGGCGTGGACCACTCCATCCAGCGCGCCGGCAACCTGTTCTCGGTGGCCTTCGGCACGTCCGGACAGGGGGTCCACAACTACAGCGACGCACTGAAGCAGGAGTCGTTCCGCTACGCGCCTTTCTTCCACTCCATGCTGGATTCGGGCGTCTACCTGCCGCCGTCCGTCTTCGAGGCCTGGTTCCTGTCCGCGGCGCACGACGACGCCGCCATGAACCGGATCTTCGAGGCTCTGCCGGCCGCCGCGAAGGCGGCCGCCGCAGCCAAGGCCTAA
- a CDS encoding LLM class flavin-dependent oxidoreductase, with protein MPGPAPGQTTAPTAPVGPGQILLGLNTFGDVGLDGEGEPKPHAVVLRELLDQAVLADAVGLHAFGVGEHHRRDFAVSAPEVFLAAAAARTTRIRLGSAVTVLSSDDPIRVFQRFSTVDALSGGRAEVMLGRGSFIESFPLFGLDLADYEVLFEEKLELFDRVRAQKPVHWEGRTRPALAGLSVYPPLEHHLLPAWIGVGGTPESVLRCAEYGYPIIFAIIGGQPRAFAPLVDLYREAMARYGHPMQQIATHSPGHIAETDESAREELFPHWLAQRNRIGAERGWGPGNRREFDAMCGPEGALYVGSPETVAQKIALLKRNLGVDRFDLKYGNGTLPHESMMRSIELFGTVVAPRVAELLSGDTPAD; from the coding sequence ATGCCGGGGCCGGCCCCGGGCCAGACCACAGCACCGACCGCCCCGGTGGGTCCCGGGCAGATCCTGCTGGGCCTGAACACCTTCGGCGACGTCGGGCTGGACGGCGAGGGCGAGCCGAAGCCGCATGCCGTGGTACTGCGGGAGCTGCTGGACCAGGCGGTCCTGGCTGACGCCGTCGGCCTCCACGCCTTCGGTGTGGGGGAGCACCACCGCCGCGACTTTGCGGTCTCCGCCCCCGAGGTGTTCCTGGCAGCCGCCGCGGCCAGGACCACCAGGATCCGGCTCGGTTCGGCCGTGACCGTCCTCAGTTCCGATGACCCCATCCGCGTGTTCCAGCGCTTCTCCACGGTGGACGCCCTCTCCGGCGGCCGCGCCGAGGTGATGCTGGGCCGCGGCTCGTTCATCGAGTCCTTTCCGCTGTTCGGCCTGGACCTTGCGGACTACGAGGTGCTGTTCGAGGAGAAGCTCGAACTCTTCGACAGGGTGCGGGCGCAAAAGCCGGTCCACTGGGAGGGGCGCACCCGGCCAGCGCTGGCCGGGCTGAGCGTCTACCCGCCGCTGGAGCACCACCTGCTGCCTGCCTGGATCGGCGTGGGCGGCACCCCGGAGTCCGTCCTGCGGTGCGCGGAATACGGCTACCCGATCATCTTTGCCATCATCGGCGGCCAGCCCCGAGCGTTCGCCCCGCTGGTTGACCTTTACCGCGAAGCGATGGCCAGGTACGGCCATCCGATGCAGCAAATCGCCACCCACTCGCCCGGCCACATAGCTGAAACCGACGAGTCTGCCCGCGAGGAGCTGTTTCCGCACTGGCTGGCCCAGCGGAACAGGATCGGGGCCGAGCGGGGCTGGGGCCCGGGAAACCGTCGGGAATTCGACGCCATGTGCGGTCCCGAGGGCGCCCTGTACGTCGGCTCGCCCGAGACGGTGGCGCAGAAGATTGCACTGCTCAAGCGGAACCTTGGCGTCGACCGCTTCGACCTGAAATACGGCAACGGCACGCTGCCGCACGAATCCATGATGCGCAGCATCGAACTCTTCGGCACCGTGGTGGCACCCCGGGTGGCCGAGCTCCTGTCCGGTGACACTCCCGCAGACTGA
- a CDS encoding amino acid ABC transporter ATP-binding protein, with product MSQFTSGSLEAKNVHLAFGHNKVLRGIDLSVPAGTTASVIGPSGSGKSTLLRVMNRLIEPDAGDILLDGKSVLKDNPDELRRRIGMVFQQFNLFPHKSVGENVAFALRKLRKLPKEQAREEALDQLDLVGLRHKADVRPATLSGGQQQRVAIARALAMKPEVMFFDEATSALDPELVKGVLALMADLAKGGMTMVVVTHEMGFSRNVSDTVTFMDGGVVVESGPPGQVFENPQTERLQGFLSDVL from the coding sequence ATGAGCCAGTTCACCTCAGGCTCTCTCGAAGCGAAAAACGTCCATCTCGCCTTCGGGCACAACAAGGTCCTCCGCGGCATCGACCTGAGCGTCCCGGCCGGCACCACTGCCTCGGTGATCGGTCCGTCCGGCTCCGGAAAGTCGACCCTGCTGCGCGTGATGAACCGCCTGATCGAACCGGATGCCGGGGACATCCTCCTGGACGGCAAGTCAGTCCTGAAGGACAACCCGGATGAGCTGCGGCGCCGGATCGGCATGGTTTTCCAGCAGTTCAACCTGTTCCCGCACAAGAGTGTCGGCGAGAACGTCGCGTTCGCCCTGCGCAAGCTGCGGAAACTGCCCAAGGAGCAGGCACGCGAGGAGGCCCTCGACCAGCTCGACCTTGTCGGGCTCAGGCACAAGGCCGATGTCCGTCCTGCCACCCTCTCGGGCGGTCAGCAGCAGCGGGTAGCCATCGCGCGCGCCCTTGCCATGAAGCCGGAGGTCATGTTCTTCGACGAGGCCACCTCGGCCCTCGACCCCGAGCTGGTCAAGGGGGTCCTGGCTCTCATGGCGGACCTCGCGAAGGGCGGCATGACCATGGTGGTGGTGACCCACGAAATGGGCTTCTCACGCAACGTCTCGGACACCGTGACCTTCATGGACGGCGGTGTGGTGGTGGAGTCGGGCCCGCCCGGACAGGTGTTTGAAAACCCGCAGACGGAGCGGCTGCAGGGCTTCCTTTCGGACGTCCTCTAG